The Malus domestica chromosome 10, GDT2T_hap1 genome contains a region encoding:
- the LOC103429730 gene encoding uncharacterized protein isoform X22 gives MSKPSLRLQFTKLLVFYHVLLWQLGHWPQSKLHCRADVARLPEDEVSALRDFMSNTELRPEQIIEVTYCSDVVRTYGFVIECNCTNESGCRITGIRMSYLGLTGTIHEKVGDLTSLTYLILSNNTLHGGIPDTIGNLKNLQVLDLSRNQLNGSIPASLGRLVSLEYLYLQYNLLSQGIPPSFGSLTKLTELNLQFNMISDSIPEDFGNLSSLTIMELSENQLSGPLPQSLGNLTTLTTFYVSANNLSGKFPETYGNLTSLKKFSIAGNYISGPLPVETIAKWTNITHLVLVGNNFEGNLTEKIFRLPKLQYLLITDLANNSFPLPPKINNSANFISLTLRNCSINGTIPKYIGENMTSLRYLDLSFNKLTGGLPQNMSSKMIYMSFSRNMLNGTIAPSILGDSQTRIDLSFNYFSAEGSPVQSNQQLNLFACCRNSSTTEPQMMDPFEMKNRYCPENEPEYHSLFINCGGEETIVDGHQYDQDNDTSLFYTSPKKSWAYSLSGDFGVPESNTSNYIKSMTRGVHEAPLYEKARFSPISLEYYVFCLRKGNYIVTLYFKEIVDSKDEDYSSLRKRVFDVYIQDVRRLDYFKIREEEGTTEGPITKKISAVVVNDSGLLNIHLYWPGKGSYQYHPSFNGPLISAISVTPEFDPDKSKGQFVALITLASIVAALPLSLAFAWRMGWLPSEGFPKIETSQEKIVDEYQDSEELPSQEENGDEQRNTKDQGTRKNTEKYQGQEEIGDEHQDNEELPSQEEIGDEHQDNEELPSQEEIGDEHQDNEELPSQEEIGDEPRNTKGQEEVGDEQRNTKDQGRRKNTKTKRKKKEKLGDEHPNIVKKLGMFGLSYGFPLGMSSEELPSQEEIGDKHQDSEEFPSKEEIGDEHQDSEELPSQEEIGDEQRNTKGQQEINDEQRNTKDQGRRKNTETKRKKKEKIGDDHPDTVKKLGQEEIGEEHQDSEELPNQEEIGDEHQDREELPSQEEIGDEQRNTKGQEEIGDEQRNTKDQGRRKNTETKRKKKEKIGDERPNTIKKLGMFGLSYGLPLDMSSEELPSKEEIGDEHQDSEELPSQEEIGDEQRNTKDQGRRKNTETKRKKKEKIGDERPNTVKKLGMFGLSYGLPLDMSSEELPSQEEIGDEQRKTKDQGRWKNTETKRKKKEKIGDEHPDTVKKLGMLGLSYGFPLGMSSEELPSEEEIGDEQQDSEELPSQEEIGDEQRNRKGQEEIGEEQRNTKDQGRQKNTETKRKKKEKIGDEHPDTVKKLGMFGLSYGFPLGMSNEELPSQEEIGDEHQDSEELPSQQEIGDEQRNKKGQEEIGDEQRNTKDQGRWKNTETKTKKKEKIGDEHPDTVKKLGMLGLSYGFPLGMSSEELPSEEEIGDEHQDSEELPSQEEIGDEQRNRKGQEEIGDEQRNTKDQGRRKNTETKRKKKEKIGDEHPDTVKKLGMFGLSYGFPLGMSSEELPSQEEIGDEHQDSEKLPSQEEIGDEQRNMKGQEEIGDEQRNTKDQGRRKNTETKMKKKEKIGDEHPDIVKKLGMLGSSYGFPLGMSSEELPSQEEISDEHQDNEELPSQEKIGDEQRNTKGQEEIGDEQRNTKDQGRRKNTKTKMKKKEKIGDEHPDTVKKLGMLGLSYGFPLGMSSEELLSQEEIGDEHQDSEELRSQEEISDEQRNTKGQEEIGDEQINTKDQGRRTNTKTRRKKNEKIGDEHLDAVKELINATENFSDKKKLGHSETFFMAQLPSHTVAVKKLDSAHFKGKIDKLKEEIGIIESLQHNNILKLLHAYIGKDLQFLVYEYMENKSLEDILFGSSTSGTIKLDWNTRVNICLGIAQGLQYLHERVQIVHTNIKSANILLNEKLEAKISDFGFANLYSEEDKVMAIGRETKKGYTAPEYLQTDDLDSKLDVFSFGVVVLEIVSGERNVRNQSKKETEVLLDRAYKANRNGNLKSLVDKNLSTFDEREALIILKLALECTTMGASVRPEMSGVVSVLLGEKSIDEVCSPAKPTGDINVVGSLEELAGISDMAAKPTGDINVVGSLEESAGISDMAESLSPLWGS, from the exons ATGAGTAAGCCTTCTCTAAGACTGCAGTTTACTAAGCTTCTTGTTTTTTACCATGTTCTACTTTGGCAACTTGGACACTGGCCTCAATCCAAACTCCACTGCAGAGCCGACGTGGCTCGACTGCCGGAAGATGAAG TGTCTGCTCTCCGTGACTTTATGAGCAACACAGAGTTAAGGCCAGAGCAAATCATTGAGGTGACGTATTGCAGTGATGTAGTCCGGACTTACGGTTTTGTCATCGAATGTAATTGCACTAATGAGAGTGGATGCCGGATCACTGGAAT TAGAATGAGCTACTTAGGTTTAACTGGAACTATTCATGAAAAAGTGGGTGATCTTACAAGCCTAACCTACCT CATTCTATCCAACAACACACTTCATGGCGGAATACCAGACACCATTGGGAATTTGAAGAATCTCCAAGTCCT GGATCTATCGCGAAATCAACTCAATGGTTCAATACCAGCAAGCTTAGGGCGCTTGGTTTCTCTTGAATATCT ATATCTGCAATACAACTTGCTTAGCCAAGGTATACCACCAAGTTTTGGTTCACTGACGAAACTTACTGAATT GAATCTGCAGTTTAATATGATATCAGACTCAATTCCTGAGGATTTTGGAAATCTTTCGAGTCTTACAATTAT GGAACTGTCTGAGAATCAGCTGTCTGGTCCTCTTCCACAAAGCCTCGGAAACTTGACAACTCTCACAACCTT CTATGTGTCAGCCAATAATTTGAGTGGGAAATTTCCAGAAACTTATGGAAACCTCACAAGCCTGAAAAAGTT TTCGATAGCCGGGAATTACATTTCTGGTCCCTTACCAGTTGAAACCATAGCCAAGTGGACTAATATCACTCACCT GGTGCTCGTGGGAAACAATTTCGAAGGAAACTTGACTGAAAAAATATTCCGCTTGCCAAAGCTTCAGTATCT GTTGATAACTGACCTggcaaataatagtttcccaTTACCACCAAAAATCAACAACAGTGCCAATTTCATTTCTCT AACACTGAGGAACTGCTCAATCAACGGCACAATCCCCAAATACATTGGTGAAAATATGACATCCCTAAGATACCT AGACTTGAGCTTCAATAAGTTAACTGGTGGCCTCCCTCAGAATATGAGTTCAAAAATGATTTACat GTCTTTTTCTAGAAATATGCTTAACGGGACAATCGCACCTTCGATACTTGGGGACTCCCAAACTAGGAT AGATCTTTCGTTCAACTATTTTTCAGCAGAAGGCTCTCCAGTACAAAGCAACCAACAACT GAACTTGTTTGCATGCTGCCGCAACTCCTCAACCACTGAGCCACAAat GATGGATCCATTTGAAATGAAGAACAGATACTGTCCTGAAAACGAACCGGAGT ACCATTCCTTGTTTATTAATTGTGGTGGTGAAGAAACAATCGTAGATGGGCATCAATATGATCAAGATAATGACACATCCCTCTTTTACACAAGTCCAAAGAAAAGCTGGGCTTACAGCCTTTCCGGAGACTTTGGTGTACCAGAAAGTAATACTAGTAATTATATCAAGAGCATGACACGTGGAGTTCATGAGGCACCGTTGTATGAAAAAGCTCGGTTTTCCCCGATATCTCTCGAGTATTATGTTTTTTGTCTACGCAAAGGCAATTATATTGTGACGCTTTATTTCAAGGAAATTGTAGACAGTAAGGATGAAGATTATAGTAGTTTAAGAAAACGCGTATTTGATGTATATATTCAG GATGTGAGGAGACTAGATTATTTCAAGATTAGGGAGGAGGAGGGAACTACAGAAGGACCAATAACTAAAAAGATTTCAGCTGTGGTTGTAAATGATAGCGGTCTATTGAACATCCACTTGTACTGGCCTGGAAAGGGATCGTATCAATACCATCCTAGTTTTAATGGACCTCTAATATCAGCTATTTCTGTGACTCCTG AGTTCGATCCCGATAAAAGCAAAGGTCAATTTGTTGCATTGATTACGCTTGCTTCAATTGTTGCTGCTCTGCCGCTTTCATTGGCTTTTGCTTGGAGGATGGGCTGGCTGCCAAGCGAAGGGTTCCCCA AAATCGAAACAAGTCAAGAAAAAATAGTTGATGAGTATCAAGACAGCGAAGAGCTCCCCA GTCAAGAAGAAAATGGTGATGAGCAGAGAAACACGAAAGATCAAGGCACGCGgaagaacacagaaaaatatcAAG GTCAAGAAGAAATAGGAGATGAGCATCAAGACAACGAAGAGCTCCCCA GTCAAGAAGAAATAGGAGATGAGCATCAAGACAACGAAGAGCTCCCCA GTCAAGAAGAAATAGGAGATGAGCATCAAGACAACGAAGAGCTCCCCA GTCAAGAAGAAATAGGTGATGAGCCGAGAAACACGAAAGGTCAAGAAGAAGTAGGAGATGAACAGAGAAACACGAAAGATCAAGGCAGGCGGaagaacacaaaaacaaagaggaagaaaaaggaaaaactaGGTGATGAGCATCCAAACATCGTCAAAAAATTGGGTATGTTCGGATTGAGCTATGGATTTCCGTTGGGAATGTCAAGCGAAGAGCTCCCCA GTCAAGAAGAAATAGGTGATAAGCATCAGGACAGCGAAGAGTTCCCCA GTAAAGAAGAAATAGGTGATGAGCATCAAGACAGCGAAGAGCTCCCCA GTCAAGAAGAAATAGGTGATGAGCAGAGAAACACGAAAGGTCAACAAGAAATAAATGACGAGCAGAGAAACACGAAAGATCAAGGCAGGCGGAAGAACACAGaaacaaagaggaagaaaaaggaaaaaataggTGATGATCATCCAGACACCGTAAAAAAATTGG GTCAAGAAGAAATAGGTGAGGAGCATCAAGACAGCGAAGAGCTCCCCA aTCAAGAAGAAATAGGTGATGAGCATCAAGACAGGGAAGAGCTCCCCA GCCAAGAAGAAATAGGTGATGAGCAGAGAAACACGAAAGGTCAAGAAGAAATAGGTGATGAGCAGAGAAACACGAAAGATCAAGGCAGGCGGAAGAACACAGaaacaaagaggaagaaaaaggaaaaaataggTGATGAGCGTCCAAACACCATCAAAAAATTGGGTATGTTCGGATTGAGCTATGGATTACCGTTGGATATGTCAAGCGAAGAGCTCCCCA GTAAAGAAGAAATAGGTGATGAGCATCAAGACAGCGAAGAACTCCCCA GCCAAGAAGAAATAGGTGATGAGCAGAGAAACACGAAAGATCAAGGCAGGCGGAAGAACACAGaaacaaagaggaagaaaaaggaaaaaataggTGATGAGCGTCCAAACACCGTCAAAAAATTGGGTATGTTCGGATTGAGCTATGGATTACCGTTGGATATGTCAAGCGAAGAGCTCCCCA gCCAAGAAGAAATAGGTGATGAGCAGAGAAAAACGAAAGATCAAGGCAGGTGGAAGAACACAGaaacaaagaggaagaaaaaggaaaaaataggTGATGAGCATCCCGACACCGTCAAAAAATTGGGTATGTTGGGATTGAGCTATGGATTTCCGTTGGGTATGTCAAGCGAAGAGCTCCCCA GTGAAGAAGAAATAGGTGatgaacaacaagatagcgaagAGCTCCCCA gtCAAGAAGAAATAGGTGATGAGCAGAGAAACAGGAAAGGTCAAGAAGAAATAGGTGAGGAGCAGAGAAACACGAAAGATCAAGGCAGGCAGAAGAACACagaaacaaaaaggaagaaaaaggaaaaaataggTGATGAGCATCCAGACACTGTAAAAAAATTGGGTATGTTCGGATTGAGCTATGGATTTCCGTTGGGTATGTCAAACGAAGAGCTCCCCA GTCAAGAAGAAATAGGTGATGAGCATCAAGACAGCGAAGAACTCCCCA GTCAACAAGAAATAGGTGATGAGCAGAGAAACAAGAAAGGTCAAGAAGAAATTGGTGATGAGCAGAGAAACACGAAAGATCAAGGCAGGTGGAAGAACACAGAAACAAAGacgaagaaaaaggaaaaaataggTGATGAGCATCCAGACACCGTCAAAAAATTGGGTATGTTGGGATTGAGCTATGGATTTCCGTTGGGTATGTCAAGCGAAGAGCTCCCCA GTGAAGAAGAAATAGGTGATGAGCATCAAGATAGCGAAGAGCTCCCCA gtCAAGAAGAAATAGGTGATGAGCAGAGAAACAGGAAAGGTCAAGAAGAAATAGGTGATGAGCAGAGAAACACGAAAGATCAAGGCAGGCGGAAGAACACTGaaacaaagaggaagaaaaaggaaaaaataggTGATGAGCATCCAGACACTGTAAAAAAATTGGGTATGTTCGGATTGAGCTATGGATTTCCGTTGGGTATGTCAAGCGAAGAGCTCCCCA GTCAAGAAGAAATAGGTGATGAGCATCAAGACAGCGAAAAGCTCCCTA GTCAAGAAGAAATAGGTGATGAGCAAAGAAACATGAAAGGTCAAGAAGAAATAGGGGATGAGCAGAGAAACACGAAAGATCAAGGTAGGCGGAAGAACACAGAaacaaagatgaagaaaaaggaaaaaataggTGATGAGCATCCAGACATTGTTAAAAAATTGGGTATGTTGGGATCGAGCTATGGATTTCCGTTGGGTATGTCAAGCGAAGAGCTCCCCA gTCAAGAAGAAATAAGTGATGAGCATCAAGACAACGAAGAGCTCCCCA GTCAAGAAAAAATAGGTGATGAGCAGAGAAACACGAAAGGTCAAGAAGAAATAGGGGATGAGCAGAGAAACACGAAAGATCAAGGCAGGCGGaagaacacaaaaacaaagatgaagaaaaaggaaaaaataggTGATGAGCATCCAGACACTGTTAAAAAATTGGGTATGTTGGGATTGAGCTATGGATTTCCGTTGGGTATGTCAAGCGAAGAGCTCCTCA GTCAAGAAGAAATAGGTGATGAGCATCAAGACAGCGAAGAGCTCCGCA GTCAAGAAGAAATAAGTGATGAGCAGAGAAACACGAAAGGTCAAGAAGAAATTGGTGATGAGCAGATAAACACGAAAGATCAAGGCAGGCGGACGAACAcaaaaacaaggaggaagaaaaatgaaaaaataggTGATGAGCATCTAGACGCCGTCAAAGAATTAATAAATGCTACCGAAAATTTTAGcgacaaaaaaaaacttggtcATTCTGAGACATTTTTTATG GCACAACTGCCAAGTCATACTGTGGCCGTGAAGAAACTAGATTCCGCTCATTTTAAGGGAAAAATCGATAAACTGAAAGAGGAAATTGGCATCATAGAGTCATTGCAACACAACAATATCCTTAAACTGTTGCATGCTTATATTGGAAAAGACCTCCAATTTCTTGTTTACGAATACATGGAAAATAAATCCCTTGAAGACATCTTATTTG GCTCGAGTACTTCTGGCACAATCAAGCTTGATTGGAATACAAGGGTTAACATTTGCTTGGGAATAGCACAGGGTTTGCAATATCTACATGAGAGAGTACAGATTGTTCATACGAATATAAAATCTGCTAATATTCTTCTTAATGAAAAACTTGAGGCTAAGATATCGGACTTTGGATTTGCAAATCTTTATTCTGAAGAAGATAAAGTTATGGCCATCGGAAGAGAAACAAAGAA AGGCTACACGGCGCCAGAGTATTTGCAAACGGATGATTTAGATAGCAAACTGGATGTTTTCAGCTTTGGGGTGGTCGTACTTGAAATTGTTAGTGGGGAGAGAAACGTACGTaaccaatcaaagaaggaaactGAGGTTCTTTTAGACAGG GCTTATAAAGCAAATAGAAACGGAAATTTGAAGAGCTTGGTTGATAAGAATTTGTCTACATTTGATGAAAGAGAAGCCCTTATCATCTTGAAATTAGCATTGGAGTGCACCACGATGGGTGCTAGTGTCAGACCTGAAATGTCTGGAGTTGTTAGTGTTCTTCTTGGCGAAAAAAGCATTGACGAGGTTTGTTCACCTGCCAAGCCCACTGGCGACATCAATGTTGTTGGTTCCCTCGAAGAGTTGGCAGGCATTTCTGATATGGCTGCCAAGCCCACTGGCGACATCAATGTTGTTGGTTCCCTCGAAGAGTCGGCAGGCATTTCTGATATGGCAGAGTCTCTTTCCCCACTTTGGGGAAGTTGA